One Fuerstiella marisgermanici DNA window includes the following coding sequences:
- a CDS encoding carboxypeptidase regulatory-like domain-containing protein, which translates to MKKIAQLCLCSLVLTSSTFAADWGTIKGKIVLKDAVPKPVLLHAKGANIKDSETCAATDVYKDDLVVDEDTKGIANVFVFLAKAPKSIHPDAANPEPKVIFDQENCIFKPHALVVQAGQTVEVLNSDPVAHNTHTYPLRNQGVNILVAPNTEKGNGVDVPTATRESLPHEVKCDFHPWMKAVWLVVDHPYAAATNEKGEFTIKNLPVGNHSFRIWHERAGWLDRKYNVTVKAGDNAELKPVEVELAQLEG; encoded by the coding sequence ATGAAGAAAATTGCTCAACTGTGTCTGTGTTCTCTGGTTCTCACCTCATCCACCTTTGCTGCGGACTGGGGGACGATTAAGGGAAAAATCGTTCTAAAAGACGCCGTTCCGAAGCCCGTTTTGCTGCACGCAAAAGGTGCAAACATCAAAGATAGCGAAACCTGTGCGGCGACGGACGTCTACAAGGATGATCTTGTAGTCGACGAGGACACCAAAGGAATCGCGAACGTGTTTGTGTTCCTGGCGAAGGCTCCCAAGAGCATTCACCCCGACGCGGCAAACCCGGAACCGAAAGTAATCTTCGACCAGGAGAACTGCATCTTTAAGCCACATGCACTGGTTGTTCAGGCCGGACAAACTGTTGAAGTGCTCAACAGCGACCCGGTAGCTCATAACACTCACACCTATCCGCTGCGGAACCAGGGCGTGAACATTCTTGTTGCCCCCAACACAGAGAAGGGCAATGGCGTTGATGTACCAACCGCTACTCGCGAATCACTGCCGCACGAAGTGAAGTGTGACTTTCACCCATGGATGAAGGCAGTTTGGTTGGTTGTGGATCACCCTTATGCCGCTGCCACAAACGAAAAAGGCGAGTTCACCATTAAGAACCTGCCTGTGGGCAATCACAGCTTCCGAATCTGGCACGAACGAGCTGGTTGGCTGGATCGCAAGTACAACGTCACCGTGAAGGCGGGTGACAATGCAGAACTGAAGCCCGTTGAAGTTGAACTGGCTCAACTGGAAGGCTAA
- a CDS encoding molybdopterin dinucleotide binding domain-containing protein: protein MSRTFILNSSRSAKQGTLINVGKESEEYIALTNSMTMEPGDMAEIGLAEGQMAIVRTEFGEAQFKCKSGKEPKGMIYIPYGPPTCKLMGGDTGGTGMPMSKGWEVEVVPV from the coding sequence ATGTCGCGAACATTTATCCTGAACTCATCGCGTTCCGCCAAACAGGGAACGCTCATCAATGTCGGCAAGGAGTCCGAAGAATATATCGCTCTGACGAATTCCATGACGATGGAACCCGGCGATATGGCGGAAATCGGTTTGGCCGAAGGGCAAATGGCGATCGTTCGCACGGAATTCGGCGAAGCTCAGTTTAAGTGCAAATCGGGAAAAGAACCCAAAGGCATGATTTACATTCCCTATGGCCCCCCAACGTGTAAACTGATGGGTGGCGATACCGGAGGAACGGGGATGCCAATGTCGAAGGGCTGGGAAGTGGAAGTCGTGCCGGTTTAG
- a CDS encoding RsmE family RNA methyltransferase, which yields MADRFFCPDLSGDFATLEHAEAHHALHVMRVKPGHTVTLFDGAGTVAVATVQKASRRDIRTQIVERSFHERRLTAAVTIAAVPPKGDRLKWMVEKLTELGVDRFVPLQCERAVVDPRQSKLDKLSTTVISAAKQCGRAWLMEIAEPVEFNDLLERHTGGTERVLLAHPGAQPCPLSSNGAPACSTSILIGPEGGFTDDEVQKAEQCGAGLVSWQGPILRTETAAVVFATVALAAQAGSQ from the coding sequence ATGGCGGATCGATTCTTTTGCCCCGACCTCTCTGGCGACTTCGCGACACTGGAGCATGCTGAGGCTCATCACGCGTTGCATGTGATGCGCGTCAAACCGGGGCATACGGTGACGCTCTTCGACGGTGCCGGGACCGTCGCCGTGGCAACGGTGCAGAAAGCCAGCCGTCGGGATATTCGCACGCAGATTGTAGAACGCTCATTCCACGAACGTCGTCTGACGGCTGCCGTCACAATCGCTGCCGTGCCGCCCAAAGGCGACCGGCTGAAATGGATGGTCGAAAAGTTGACGGAACTTGGCGTCGACCGCTTTGTGCCGCTGCAGTGCGAGCGAGCTGTCGTTGACCCGCGTCAGTCGAAGTTGGACAAACTGTCGACGACGGTGATCAGCGCTGCAAAGCAGTGTGGCCGAGCATGGTTGATGGAAATCGCGGAGCCGGTCGAATTCAACGACCTTCTGGAACGCCACACCGGCGGTACTGAACGCGTCCTGCTGGCTCACCCGGGAGCTCAGCCGTGTCCGCTTTCGTCAAATGGTGCCCCGGCGTGCTCAACGTCCATCCTGATTGGGCCGGAAGGTGGCTTCACCGACGACGAAGTGCAAAAGGCCGAGCAGTGTGGAGCCGGCCTGGTGTCGTGGCAAGGCCCGATTCTGAGGACGGAGACTGCAGCCGTCGTCTTCGCGACGGTGGCTTTGGCCGCTCAAGCCGGCAGCCAGTAA
- a CDS encoding YifB family Mg chelatase-like AAA ATPase — MLSRLATYTLLGIEAMPVEVEVDISPGAVPKTILVGLAEAAVKESTHRIERALVNSGYGRPMDRVVINLSPADLPKDAASLDLPIALGLLVSDGQVEANPEIDAVYVGELALDGSLRPIRGALSMAIAARDAGKSHIVVPAANAMEAAVVEGIDVISVGILAEAVGFLTGNLPLEPVVFSWDNARTAFGVYEVDYVDVKGQEMAKRALTVAAAGNHHILMIGSPGTGKTLLSQRLGTILPELEREESLETTQIYSAVGRLEPGQPLMLKRPFRSPHHTISEAGLVGGGSIPQPGEISLSHHGMLFLDELPEFNRRTLEVLRQPLEDLCVTISRAMGSVTFPANIMLVAAMNPCPCGFRGDPKRQCSCTPMQIERYLSRISGPLLDRIDIHIEVPPVPFRELAGETDGTSSASMREAVVAARDRQRKRFKNVRTTVNGKMKPPEIRKFCKLDKPAEQLLHGAMEDMGLSARAHDKILRIGRTLADLADDDEIREHHLSEAINYRTLDRSYWQQ; from the coding sequence ATGTTGTCACGCCTCGCGACCTACACGCTTCTCGGTATTGAAGCCATGCCGGTCGAGGTCGAAGTCGACATTTCGCCGGGGGCCGTTCCGAAAACCATTCTGGTTGGGCTTGCCGAAGCCGCTGTTAAAGAGAGCACTCACCGTATCGAACGAGCGCTCGTGAACAGCGGATATGGACGGCCGATGGATCGAGTCGTCATCAATCTTAGCCCGGCCGACTTACCCAAAGACGCGGCGTCGCTGGATCTCCCAATTGCGCTTGGGTTGCTGGTTTCCGACGGCCAGGTCGAAGCGAATCCCGAAATCGATGCCGTCTACGTCGGGGAACTAGCTCTGGACGGTAGCCTGCGGCCTATTCGCGGAGCACTCTCAATGGCAATTGCGGCTCGCGACGCGGGTAAGTCGCACATCGTGGTACCAGCCGCCAACGCGATGGAAGCCGCGGTGGTTGAGGGGATCGACGTGATTTCCGTGGGCATTCTGGCAGAGGCGGTCGGGTTCCTCACCGGCAATCTGCCGCTGGAACCGGTCGTATTCAGCTGGGACAACGCTCGCACGGCCTTCGGCGTCTATGAGGTCGATTACGTCGACGTTAAAGGTCAGGAAATGGCCAAGCGGGCTCTCACGGTCGCGGCCGCTGGAAACCATCATATTTTGATGATCGGTTCACCAGGGACTGGAAAAACGCTGCTTTCCCAGCGATTGGGCACCATTCTGCCCGAACTTGAACGCGAAGAGAGCTTGGAAACGACTCAGATCTACAGCGCAGTCGGTCGGCTGGAGCCAGGCCAGCCGCTGATGCTGAAACGACCGTTCCGGTCGCCTCACCACACGATTTCCGAAGCGGGTCTTGTCGGCGGTGGCAGCATTCCTCAACCAGGTGAAATCAGCCTTTCGCACCACGGCATGCTTTTTCTGGACGAACTGCCCGAATTCAACCGCCGCACTTTGGAAGTGTTGCGGCAGCCGCTGGAAGATCTGTGCGTCACAATTTCACGAGCAATGGGCAGCGTGACTTTTCCGGCCAACATTATGCTGGTGGCGGCGATGAACCCCTGCCCTTGCGGTTTTCGCGGCGACCCGAAACGTCAGTGCAGCTGCACGCCGATGCAGATTGAGCGGTACTTAAGTCGTATCAGTGGCCCGCTGCTCGATCGGATCGATATTCATATCGAAGTGCCGCCAGTGCCGTTTCGCGAATTGGCTGGCGAAACGGACGGCACGTCCAGCGCGAGCATGCGGGAAGCTGTGGTGGCGGCTCGCGACCGGCAGCGTAAGCGTTTTAAGAACGTGCGGACCACCGTGAATGGGAAGATGAAGCCACCGGAGATTCGCAAGTTCTGCAAGCTGGATAAGCCCGCCGAACAACTGTTGCACGGGGCGATGGAAGATATGGGGCTTTCAGCGCGTGCTCACGACAAGATCCTGCGAATTGGCCGCACTCTGGCCGATCTCGCCGATGATGACGAAATTCGAGAACACCACTTGTCGGAAGCGATCAATTATCGAACTTTGGACAGAAGTTACTGGCAGCAATAG
- a CDS encoding efflux RND transporter periplasmic adaptor subunit has translation MSHQAKPHSAVRRLIVSEILIVLVLLGSFSVYQMLYAQKPEVEQKQTDVVRLNVDVFEVRPIGFQELLTGFGTARADREVIVAAQVTGEVVEVHPQLKVGFAVNAGKAVPSGEGPTVSRTGDLLLKIDQRDFRERVDQASNRIEEAKTEIAQLNVQQENVGRQLEKAASVLTTLKEEFGRIQKGVQRKVSTPSELNRSLLEVQRYEDTIIQLENQAAALPHQISAAKQRLASSLSEKTRAENDLQRTEVRPPFDGVLSEVFVEQGRYVRAGEQLVRLTDLTQVEVPISLSVDNFLQLDDDLAQGNRPTVALAENETSLPKWTGHVVRVAPEADPQSRTVQVFVEVNNTGDESSLLPGTFVHARIDGRSYDSAVLIPREAIVNGRVYVVDEAGHAQRRKIQPGRRLQSLVLVEKGLEPGEKVILTNLDIVQDDQEVVVQSVSGPLEEIESLRSPVLRPLNADE, from the coding sequence ATGAGTCATCAGGCTAAACCACACTCGGCCGTTCGCCGACTGATCGTCTCAGAAATTCTAATTGTGCTGGTGCTGCTGGGCAGTTTCAGCGTGTACCAGATGTTGTATGCTCAGAAGCCGGAAGTTGAGCAAAAGCAGACCGACGTCGTGCGTCTGAACGTGGATGTGTTTGAAGTTCGGCCGATCGGATTTCAGGAGCTGCTGACCGGTTTTGGGACGGCCCGCGCAGACCGTGAAGTCATCGTTGCGGCGCAAGTCACGGGCGAGGTCGTCGAAGTTCATCCTCAGCTTAAAGTTGGCTTTGCCGTCAATGCTGGCAAGGCGGTTCCTTCAGGCGAAGGCCCGACCGTCAGCCGGACAGGTGACCTGCTGCTGAAAATCGACCAGAGGGATTTTCGTGAACGAGTCGATCAGGCGTCGAACCGAATTGAAGAAGCCAAAACGGAAATCGCTCAACTCAATGTGCAGCAGGAGAATGTAGGCCGCCAGCTGGAGAAAGCGGCTTCTGTGTTGACCACGCTGAAAGAGGAATTCGGGCGTATTCAAAAAGGCGTGCAGCGAAAAGTTTCTACGCCGTCGGAACTGAATCGCTCCTTGTTGGAGGTCCAGCGCTACGAAGACACGATCATTCAGCTCGAAAACCAGGCGGCCGCTCTGCCCCATCAGATTTCTGCTGCGAAACAACGTCTGGCGTCCAGTTTGTCCGAAAAGACGCGTGCCGAAAACGACCTTCAACGAACCGAAGTCCGGCCGCCATTTGACGGGGTTCTTAGCGAGGTGTTCGTCGAACAGGGACGCTACGTTCGCGCGGGGGAGCAGTTGGTGCGGTTGACCGATTTGACGCAGGTTGAAGTGCCAATCTCGCTTAGCGTGGACAACTTTCTGCAACTGGACGACGATCTGGCTCAGGGTAACCGCCCCACCGTAGCGTTGGCTGAAAACGAGACATCCCTGCCTAAATGGACGGGGCACGTAGTTCGAGTCGCTCCAGAGGCTGATCCGCAGTCGCGGACCGTGCAGGTGTTTGTTGAGGTGAACAATACCGGTGATGAATCGTCACTGCTGCCCGGCACATTTGTCCACGCTCGCATTGATGGAAGGTCGTACGATTCCGCCGTGCTCATTCCGCGCGAAGCGATTGTCAATGGCCGCGTCTATGTTGTAGACGAAGCGGGCCATGCTCAACGCAGGAAGATTCAGCCGGGGCGTCGACTACAGTCACTCGTGCTGGTGGAAAAGGGTCTGGAACCGGGCGAAAAAGTTATCCTGACCAATCTGGACATCGTGCAGGACGATCAGGAGGTCGTCGTGCAGTCGGTGAGCGGGCCGCTTGAAGAAATCGAGTCGTTGCGGAGCCCTGTGCTGCGGCCACTGAATGCGGACGAATAA
- a CDS encoding DUF6800 family protein: MGRVERDREIARRRKRRGQLKKLRVKYAAATSETEKAELLAKARRMSSFVDLEPAKAE, from the coding sequence ATGGGACGAGTAGAACGAGATCGTGAGATTGCTCGACGACGTAAGCGTCGCGGCCAGCTGAAGAAACTTCGCGTTAAGTATGCGGCAGCCACTTCGGAAACCGAAAAAGCTGAATTGCTGGCGAAAGCACGCCGCATGAGTTCCTTCGTGGACCTGGAACCTGCGAAAGCCGAGTAG
- a CDS encoding trans-sulfuration enzyme family protein: MRFETKVVHTGVHKDQQYNSVITPIYPSSTFYWNDLETNSGYDYTRSGNPTRDALNENLAALEGGVGCVTTSTGMSAVHCAMAIFNPGDHIVVPADVYGGTFRLFSQFLTEKGLSFTFVDMTDIDAVKAAVQPATKGFWIETPSNPMMKVIDLAAIVEIAKQNKAVTICDNTFLSPYLQRPLEFGVDVVMHSTTKYINGHSDVVGGAVISKDKELGDRMAWICNALGLACSPYDAWLVLRGVKTLGCRMDAQQANAMKIARFLDGHPLVETVYYPGLESHPQHELAKSQQQGFGAMLSFDVKDGRPVAERVCMNSKLFDVAESLGGVESLISFPVTMSHASMSPEGRQAAGITEKTVRVSVGLEHADDLIEDLKQALDS, from the coding sequence ATGAGATTCGAAACGAAGGTCGTCCACACGGGCGTCCACAAAGATCAGCAATACAACAGCGTTATTACGCCCATTTACCCGAGTTCCACGTTCTACTGGAACGACCTGGAAACGAATTCGGGCTACGACTACACGCGGTCCGGCAATCCGACTCGAGACGCCTTGAACGAAAATCTGGCGGCACTGGAAGGCGGCGTTGGCTGCGTGACGACGTCCACTGGTATGTCGGCCGTTCATTGCGCGATGGCGATTTTTAACCCGGGCGATCACATCGTCGTGCCCGCGGATGTTTACGGCGGCACTTTCAGGCTGTTCAGCCAGTTTCTGACTGAAAAGGGACTGTCGTTCACGTTTGTCGACATGACGGACATCGACGCTGTGAAAGCGGCCGTCCAACCCGCGACCAAGGGTTTCTGGATCGAAACTCCCAGCAACCCGATGATGAAGGTCATCGATCTTGCGGCGATTGTTGAGATCGCCAAACAGAACAAAGCCGTCACGATATGTGACAACACGTTTCTGTCCCCTTATCTACAGCGCCCTCTCGAATTTGGTGTGGACGTTGTTATGCACTCCACGACCAAGTACATCAACGGTCATTCAGACGTGGTCGGCGGAGCGGTGATTTCCAAAGACAAAGAACTTGGCGACCGCATGGCGTGGATCTGCAACGCTTTGGGTTTGGCGTGTTCGCCCTACGATGCATGGCTGGTGCTTCGTGGTGTCAAAACGCTTGGCTGCCGCATGGATGCTCAACAGGCAAACGCCATGAAGATCGCTCGCTTTCTGGACGGCCATCCATTGGTTGAAACAGTGTACTATCCGGGCCTGGAATCTCATCCGCAGCATGAACTGGCAAAGTCGCAGCAACAGGGGTTTGGGGCGATGTTGAGTTTCGACGTGAAGGATGGACGGCCGGTTGCCGAACGGGTTTGCATGAATTCAAAGCTGTTCGATGTGGCGGAATCTCTCGGTGGCGTGGAAAGCCTGATTTCGTTTCCGGTTACCATGAGTCACGCATCGATGTCACCTGAAGGTCGTCAGGCTGCGGGAATCACGGAAAAAACGGTGCGGGTCTCCGTCGGACTGGAACACGCTGATGATTTGATCGAAGATTTAAAGCAGGCTCTGGATTCGTAG
- a CDS encoding division/cell wall cluster transcriptional repressor MraZ, with the protein MFITGEVRRTIDDRFRLTLPPDFAEGISDEDGNVIVAKERTGCLSLWRSEEWKKRLDSGVELLRQKIDSGRMEGRWGDVQRLGRLLSTRHQQVTLAKRSRLLIPEGFRQFLGSTAGQEVVVVGAVICVEIWNPDNWLDVLKTEMPDFGDLFKTLTE; encoded by the coding sequence ATGTTCATCACCGGGGAAGTCAGGCGAACGATCGATGATCGGTTTCGCCTTACGCTGCCACCGGACTTCGCGGAGGGAATCTCCGACGAAGATGGGAACGTGATTGTGGCCAAAGAACGCACCGGCTGCCTGAGTCTCTGGCGTTCTGAAGAATGGAAAAAACGGCTCGACAGCGGTGTTGAGCTACTGCGGCAGAAGATTGATTCTGGTCGCATGGAAGGTCGCTGGGGCGATGTTCAACGACTCGGTCGATTGCTGTCAACGCGGCACCAGCAGGTGACTTTGGCCAAACGATCCCGGTTATTGATTCCGGAGGGCTTTCGCCAGTTTCTTGGCTCCACAGCGGGTCAGGAAGTTGTTGTTGTGGGTGCCGTGATTTGTGTCGAGATCTGGAACCCCGACAACTGGTTGGACGTACTAAAGACAGAAATGCCCGACTTTGGCGATCTGTTTAAGACACTGACGGAATAA